The Oxalobacteraceae bacterium OTU3CINTB1 genome includes a window with the following:
- a CDS encoding PRC-barrel domain-containing protein, giving the protein MSYLDRDTYGIYNDLDNDLDVNSGPGPRLMGADTLIGEDVYNRQEEDLGDIKEIMLDMRQGKVAYAVLSFGGWLGMGDKLFAVPWEALQLDTVNKRFLLDVSKDHLKNAPGFDKDNWPDMASAEFSTQLHNFYGTQQGALGTRTASGSVMGAGSSSLQSDPGYGSQSGLGSETGIGSQSQTGLGSQTGNQTGSGYGSTGSGSGNL; this is encoded by the coding sequence ATGAGCTACCTCGACCGCGACACCTATGGCATCTACAACGACCTCGATAACGACCTCGACGTCAACAGCGGCCCCGGCCCCCGCCTGATGGGCGCAGACACCCTGATCGGCGAGGATGTCTACAACCGCCAGGAAGAAGACCTGGGCGATATCAAGGAAATCATGCTCGACATGCGCCAAGGCAAAGTCGCCTACGCGGTGCTTTCCTTCGGCGGCTGGCTCGGCATGGGCGACAAGCTGTTTGCCGTGCCTTGGGAAGCCCTGCAACTGGACACCGTCAACAAACGCTTCCTGCTGGACGTGTCGAAAGACCACCTGAAAAACGCGCCGGGCTTCGACAAGGATAACTGGCCCGACATGGCCAGCGCCGAGTTCAGCACCCAGCTGCACAACTTCTACGGCACCCAGCAAGGCGCCCTCGGCACCCGCACCGCCAGCGGCAGCGTGATGGGCGCTGGAAGCTCCAGCCTGCAGAGCGATCCCGGCTACGGCAGCCAGAGTGGCCTTGGCAGCGAAACCGGCATCGGCAGCCAATCGCAGACCGGCCTCGGCAGCCAGACCGGCAACCAGACCGGTTCCGGCTACGGTAGCACCGGCTCGGGCAGCGGCAACCTGTAA
- a CDS encoding D-amino acid dehydrogenase translates to MSEIVVIGGGVVGLTSAWWLAEAGFQVRLVEREAQVGSMASYRNGGQLSYRYVAPLADAGVPLKALQWLFQPDGPLRLRLEADPRQWRWFLQFLRNCNADANRRTTATLLQLGELSRNAMAELSPVLPPSEFAWRDAGKLVVYRNRALFERAAGAAAADAEVLSPAAAVAREPALAALQSVLAGGIFNPGEAVADCHAFCLALELRLRAHPNFLGVTHADVHALTVDGGRVSGLDTSIGPIGGDHYVLAAGIDSRDLAGRAGIYLPLYPLKGYSLTAPIRAVDHAPEISVTDFERKVLYARIGGRLRVAAMVDLVGARLAIEERRVHGLMRLAKEAMPGAADYGNVETWAGLRPATPGGAPIIGATRYGNLWLNVGHGPLGFTFACGSAKLLAGALRGEPLPFPLDGLGST, encoded by the coding sequence ATGAGCGAGATCGTCGTCATCGGCGGTGGCGTGGTCGGCCTGACGTCGGCCTGGTGGTTGGCCGAGGCCGGCTTTCAGGTGCGCCTGGTCGAGCGCGAGGCGCAAGTCGGCAGCATGGCCAGCTACCGCAATGGCGGTCAGCTCAGCTATCGCTACGTGGCGCCGCTGGCCGACGCCGGGGTGCCGCTGAAGGCGCTGCAGTGGCTGTTCCAGCCGGACGGGCCGCTACGGCTCCGTCTGGAGGCCGACCCGAGACAATGGCGCTGGTTCCTGCAATTCCTGCGCAACTGCAATGCCGACGCCAACCGCCGCACCACCGCCACCTTGCTGCAATTGGGCGAACTGAGCCGCAACGCGATGGCCGAATTGTCGCCGGTGCTGCCGCCTTCCGAGTTCGCCTGGCGCGACGCCGGCAAGCTGGTCGTCTATCGCAACCGCGCCCTGTTCGAGCGCGCGGCCGGCGCGGCCGCCGCCGATGCCGAGGTCTTGTCGCCGGCCGCCGCCGTGGCGCGCGAACCGGCGCTGGCGGCGTTGCAAAGCGTGCTGGCTGGCGGCATCTTCAACCCGGGCGAGGCGGTGGCCGACTGCCACGCGTTCTGCCTGGCGCTGGAGCTGCGCCTGCGGGCACACCCGAACTTCCTCGGCGTCACGCATGCCGATGTGCACGCCTTGACGGTCGACGGCGGCCGGGTGTCCGGACTCGACACCTCGATCGGCCCCATCGGCGGCGATCATTATGTGCTTGCGGCCGGCATCGACAGCCGCGATCTGGCGGGCCGCGCCGGCATCTATTTACCCCTTTATCCGCTGAAAGGCTACAGCCTGACGGCGCCGATACGCGCGGTCGACCACGCGCCGGAAATCAGCGTGACCGACTTCGAGCGCAAGGTGCTGTACGCGCGCATCGGCGGGCGCCTGCGGGTGGCGGCCATGGTCGATCTGGTCGGCGCCAGGCTCGCCATCGAGGAGCGCCGCGTGCACGGCCTGATGCGGCTGGCGAAGGAAGCCATGCCGGGCGCTGCCGACTACGGCAACGTCGAAACGTGGGCCGGCCTGCGTCCGGCCACTCCGGGCGGCGCGCCCATCATCGGCGCCACGCGCTACGGCAACTTGTGGCTCAACGTCGGCCACGGCCCGCTCGGTTTCACGTTCGCCTGCGGCAGCGCCAAACTGCTGGCGGGCGCGCTGCGCGGCGAACCCCTGCCGTTCCCTCTTGATGGCCTCGGTTCCACGTAG
- a CDS encoding N-acetylmuramic acid 6-phosphate etherase, which translates to MLRTEIPSQEHAGLDQYPVPDLVDTLIADQLNAIAAVRQAAGQICAVVEAAVPRIASGGRLIYVGAGTSGRLGVLDGVELHPTFSWPHERALSLLAGGKGAMFQAVEGAEDDAGQGGADLAALRPGPKDVVLLLAASGATPYVLGALEAARASEALTVGIANNPDAPLVLRAGIGITLDTGPEIISGSTRLKAGTSQKIVLNTISSAIMVRLHKVYGNLMVDMKPSNSKLVQRAVALTMHATGADEARARAALAQCGFHVKVAIVALLKELSIPQAQALLDRSAGSVRAALLLQ; encoded by the coding sequence ATGCTCAGAACCGAAATTCCCAGCCAGGAACATGCCGGCCTGGACCAGTATCCGGTGCCCGACCTGGTCGACACGCTGATTGCCGACCAGCTCAATGCCATCGCCGCGGTCCGCCAGGCGGCGGGGCAGATCTGTGCCGTCGTCGAGGCGGCCGTGCCCCGCATCGCCTCCGGCGGGCGCCTGATCTACGTGGGCGCCGGCACCTCGGGCCGGCTCGGCGTGCTCGACGGCGTCGAACTGCACCCTACCTTTTCTTGGCCGCACGAGCGCGCGCTGTCGCTGCTGGCCGGCGGCAAGGGCGCCATGTTCCAGGCGGTCGAGGGCGCCGAGGATGACGCCGGCCAGGGTGGCGCGGATCTCGCGGCGCTGCGGCCGGGACCGAAGGATGTGGTGCTGCTGCTGGCCGCCTCGGGCGCCACGCCGTACGTGCTCGGCGCGCTGGAGGCCGCCCGCGCCAGCGAGGCGCTCACCGTCGGCATCGCCAACAATCCGGACGCGCCGCTGGTCCTGCGCGCCGGAATCGGCATCACGCTCGATACCGGCCCGGAAATCATCTCCGGCAGCACGCGTCTAAAGGCCGGCACCTCGCAAAAAATCGTGCTCAACACCATTTCCAGCGCCATCATGGTCCGCCTGCACAAGGTCTACGGCAACCTGATGGTCGATATGAAGCCGAGCAACTCCAAGCTGGTCCAGCGCGCCGTGGCGCTGACGATGCACGCCACCGGCGCCGACGAGGCCCGCGCCCGGGCGGCCCTGGCCCAATGCGGCTTTCACGTCAAAGTCGCCATCGTGGCCTTGCTCAAGGAACTATCGATACCGCAGGCGCAGGCCTTGCTCGACCGCAGCGCGGGCAGTGTACGCGCCGCACTCCTGCTACAGTAA
- a CDS encoding LysR substrate-binding domain-containing protein, whose product MRLRHIEVFHAIMQVGTISGAAQVLHISQPAVTKVLQHCELQLGMPLFERVRGKLYPKPEAHRLFAETEKLHHELQGIRRLAASLKSRTVETIRLVATPTIAVSVLPQAMSEWRRAFADTRCELATHHTSEIINTLRLGEADLGLSLQDPRHPGIIAEPIAQGVMTVIAPPGTWSAAEEGEPLSACGLKGELIGYTDNDPLGAQVEAACEAQGIAPSVHTVVQTYQIARSLVEAGGGMAVVDPFTAASGRGRLQSRPWSPAIPIPLYLLTPAHAPLSHGARRLADSIATAARTLLE is encoded by the coding sequence ATGCGGTTACGGCACATAGAAGTTTTCCACGCGATCATGCAAGTCGGCACCATCAGCGGCGCGGCGCAAGTGCTGCACATTTCCCAGCCGGCCGTCACCAAGGTGCTGCAGCATTGCGAGCTGCAACTGGGCATGCCGCTGTTCGAGCGGGTGCGCGGCAAGCTGTATCCGAAGCCGGAGGCGCACCGCCTGTTCGCCGAAACCGAAAAGCTGCACCACGAACTGCAAGGCATCCGCCGCCTCGCCGCCAGCCTCAAAAGCCGCACCGTGGAGACCATCCGCCTGGTGGCCACGCCGACGATCGCCGTCAGCGTCTTGCCGCAGGCGATGAGCGAATGGCGCCGCGCCTTCGCCGACACCCGCTGCGAGCTGGCGACGCACCACACCAGCGAGATCATCAACACGCTGCGCCTCGGCGAGGCCGATCTTGGCCTGTCGTTGCAGGACCCGCGCCATCCCGGCATCATCGCCGAACCGATCGCGCAAGGGGTAATGACGGTGATCGCGCCGCCGGGCACCTGGTCGGCGGCGGAAGAGGGCGAGCCGCTGTCGGCCTGCGGCCTGAAAGGCGAGCTGATCGGCTACACCGACAACGATCCGCTGGGCGCGCAAGTGGAGGCCGCCTGCGAGGCGCAAGGCATCGCGCCCTCGGTCCACACCGTGGTGCAAACCTACCAGATCGCCCGCTCGCTGGTGGAGGCGGGCGGTGGCATGGCGGTGGTCGACCCGTTCACCGCCGCCTCGGGACGCGGCCGGCTGCAAAGCCGTCCCTGGTCGCCCGCCATTCCGATCCCGCTATATCTATTGACGCCAGCCCACGCGCCGCTGTCGCACGGCGCACGCCGCTTGGCTGACAGCATTGCGACGGCCGCGAGGACGCTGCTCGAATAG
- a CDS encoding TonB-dependent receptor: protein MKVKKLAHMIALIGVVAPASGPALAQSGEASMQRVEITGSSIKRVAKEGALPVQVINYDTIEKQGITSTEQLIRTLSANGTGADNMTSGNNVFGADADRVSGGASYASLRGLGPNSTLVLLNGRRIATYGASGKSVDLNAIPLGAIARVEILKDGASAIYGTDAIGGVINFILRTDYRGLELSYTGNFTEEGGGAKRRLSLLGGTGSLQTDGYNLMGSVTYDNDEKLSSRERSFANGFQPARGLSPDTTGTPFANQLNGPGTALGAGFKMPGDSTTYLQANPLSFQGKCDTIPGMSQYQTALWKDVTAATRSTYSCAYDYGADYIISFPVERLNAVSRGTLQINPDHKVFVEALYGHNKALSELTPVQISATVANGGVYPAGGAYYQDLSPYISTFDKTKPISYKWRANDWGYRKQENVTDNARLLLGAEGVLLGKWDYRAGVSHGESKTKTRLLDGYGYTSKIYAALGTGLINPWLTPGQTQTPEAIALIDSTRYRGPLQHGKTKLTQIDGNISGEVMQLPAGAMSMAVGFDLRREGYSFAQDVDATQILLAPGNAALNEATRDIKAFYTELLVPVTKELELQLALRRDHYSVFGDTTNPKVSFRYQPNSSLLFRGSANKGFLAPSFTQLYSGSLLQELPNGIIDPIGCPANPGNPAFCAIPRLEYLTGGNTRLKPETSKQGSLGVVFEPVKGYSASVDYWAINTLNRILNRTPQVVLANAAALSENIIRNPDNTIAYVQAGWINAAGAKTRGADLSLRGEGKVSNYNWNFSLDGTYTNSFKFAEFEGQEYKEYVGNFYTRDLYLRWKHNASISLAKGDWSAMLIQNYSTGYKDQLPNNGKSTPPPGFNPNVKAYTKYDLSATYSGIRNTTITVGIQNILDTDPPFTAHNVDEVVGAGWDPRVADPRGRSLSVLLKYKFL from the coding sequence GTGAAGGTTAAGAAACTGGCGCACATGATTGCGCTAATAGGTGTTGTGGCCCCGGCGTCGGGACCGGCGCTGGCGCAAAGCGGCGAAGCGAGCATGCAGCGGGTCGAAATCACCGGCAGCAGCATCAAGCGGGTGGCCAAGGAGGGCGCGCTGCCGGTGCAGGTGATCAACTACGACACCATCGAAAAGCAGGGCATCACCAGCACCGAGCAACTGATCCGCACCTTGTCGGCCAACGGCACCGGCGCCGACAACATGACCTCCGGTAATAACGTCTTCGGCGCCGACGCCGACCGCGTCAGCGGCGGCGCCTCGTACGCGTCGCTGCGCGGACTCGGTCCGAACAGCACCCTGGTGCTGCTCAACGGCCGCCGCATCGCCACCTACGGCGCCAGCGGCAAGTCGGTCGACCTCAACGCGATTCCGCTGGGCGCCATCGCCCGGGTCGAGATCCTCAAGGACGGCGCCTCGGCCATCTACGGCACCGACGCCATCGGCGGCGTCATCAACTTCATCCTGCGCACCGATTATCGCGGCCTGGAGCTCTCCTATACCGGCAATTTCACCGAGGAGGGGGGCGGCGCCAAGCGCCGCCTGTCGCTGCTGGGCGGCACCGGCTCGCTGCAAACCGACGGCTACAACCTGATGGGCAGCGTCACCTACGACAACGACGAAAAGCTGAGCTCGCGCGAGCGCTCGTTCGCCAACGGCTTCCAGCCGGCGCGCGGCCTGTCGCCGGACACCACCGGAACGCCGTTCGCCAATCAACTGAACGGTCCGGGCACGGCCCTCGGCGCCGGCTTCAAGATGCCCGGCGACAGCACCACCTATCTGCAGGCGAACCCGCTGAGCTTCCAGGGCAAGTGCGACACGATTCCCGGCATGTCGCAATACCAGACGGCGCTGTGGAAGGACGTCACCGCCGCCACCCGCAGCACCTATTCGTGCGCCTATGATTACGGCGCCGACTACATCATCAGCTTCCCGGTCGAGCGCCTGAACGCCGTCTCGCGCGGCACCTTGCAAATCAACCCGGACCACAAGGTGTTCGTCGAGGCCTTGTACGGCCACAACAAGGCGCTGTCGGAGCTGACGCCGGTGCAGATCTCGGCCACGGTCGCCAACGGCGGCGTCTATCCGGCCGGCGGCGCCTATTACCAGGACCTGTCGCCGTATATTTCCACTTTCGACAAGACCAAGCCGATCTCGTACAAATGGCGCGCCAACGACTGGGGCTATCGCAAGCAAGAGAACGTCACCGACAACGCCCGCCTGCTACTCGGCGCCGAAGGCGTCCTGCTGGGCAAGTGGGACTACCGCGCCGGCGTGTCGCACGGCGAAAGCAAGACCAAGACCCGCTTGCTGGACGGCTACGGCTACACAAGCAAGATCTATGCGGCGCTCGGCACCGGCCTGATCAATCCGTGGCTGACGCCAGGCCAGACCCAGACGCCGGAGGCGATCGCGCTGATTGATTCCACCCGCTATCGTGGCCCGCTGCAGCACGGCAAGACCAAACTGACCCAGATCGACGGCAACATCTCCGGTGAAGTGATGCAGCTGCCGGCGGGGGCGATGTCGATGGCGGTCGGCTTCGACCTGCGCCGCGAAGGCTACAGCTTCGCCCAGGACGTCGACGCCACGCAAATCCTGCTGGCGCCCGGCAACGCGGCGTTGAACGAGGCCACGCGCGACATCAAGGCCTTCTACACCGAGCTGCTGGTGCCCGTCACCAAGGAACTGGAGCTGCAACTGGCCCTGCGGCGCGACCATTACAGCGTGTTCGGCGATACCACCAACCCCAAGGTCTCGTTCCGCTACCAGCCCAACAGTTCGCTGCTGTTCCGGGGCTCGGCCAACAAAGGCTTCCTGGCGCCGAGCTTCACGCAACTGTATTCCGGCAGCCTGCTGCAGGAACTGCCGAACGGCATCATCGACCCGATCGGCTGCCCGGCCAATCCGGGCAATCCGGCCTTCTGCGCCATTCCGCGCCTGGAGTATCTCACCGGCGGCAACACCAGGCTGAAGCCGGAAACCTCCAAGCAGGGCAGCCTCGGCGTTGTCTTCGAGCCGGTCAAGGGCTATTCGGCGTCCGTCGACTACTGGGCCATCAACACGCTCAACCGCATCCTGAACCGCACGCCCCAGGTCGTGCTGGCCAACGCGGCGGCGCTATCCGAGAACATCATCCGCAACCCGGACAACACCATCGCCTACGTCCAAGCCGGCTGGATCAACGCCGCCGGCGCCAAGACACGCGGCGCCGACCTGAGCCTGCGCGGCGAAGGCAAAGTCAGCAACTATAACTGGAACTTCAGCCTCGACGGCACCTACACCAACAGCTTCAAGTTCGCCGAGTTCGAAGGGCAGGAGTACAAGGAGTACGTCGGCAACTTCTACACCCGCGACCTGTATCTGCGCTGGAAGCACAACGCCAGCATCAGCCTGGCCAAGGGCGACTGGAGCGCCATGCTGATCCAGAACTACAGCACCGGCTACAAGGACCAGTTGCCGAACAACGGCAAGTCGACGCCGCCGCCGGGGTTCAATCCCAACGTCAAGGCGTATACCAAGTACGACTTGTCGGCCACGTACAGCGGCATCCGCAACACCACGATCACCGTGGGCATCCAGAACATCCTCGACACCGATCCGCCGTTCACGGCGCACAACGTCGACGAGGTGGTAGGCGCCGGCTGGGACCCGCGCGTGGCCGATCCGCGCGGCCGCTCGCTCAGCGTCTTGCTGAAGTACAAGTTCCTGTAA
- a CDS encoding LD-carboxypeptidase: MSGGFGRRHFGKLLAAAAIGTNAAAQAAAPSSRRRKTMRLIKPARLMPGDLVGIIAPGGHTNEEALAKAVGNIESLGLRARVGNNIHYVYGNYAGTVQQRLDDVHGMFLDPEIKAVWAIRGGSGCISLLEHIDYRLIRAHPKVLIGYSDITSLHLAFLTHAGLVTFHGPVASSTFSEYAVTQMQNVLMTPHDNYTIAMSAENALAGETHANYKLRTIHAGVATGRLIGGNLSLVSALAGTPYAADFTDAILYLEDVNEEPYRIDRMMTQLQLSQGYRKAAAVMLGIFENCDGIDGESALSLDETVDQHLLPLTLPAVTGYSFGHIRHQFTMPVGIRARLDTAQQTLTLLEPGVV, translated from the coding sequence ATGTCGGGCGGATTCGGCCGGCGGCATTTCGGCAAGCTGCTGGCCGCCGCCGCAATCGGCACAAACGCGGCGGCGCAAGCGGCCGCGCCATCGTCCAGGCGGAGGAAAACCATGCGCCTGATCAAACCCGCGAGGCTGATGCCGGGCGACCTGGTCGGCATCATCGCGCCGGGTGGCCATACCAATGAGGAAGCGCTGGCGAAGGCGGTCGGCAATATCGAATCGCTGGGCTTGCGCGCGCGTGTCGGCAACAACATACACTATGTCTACGGCAACTACGCGGGCACCGTCCAGCAGCGGCTCGACGATGTGCACGGCATGTTCCTCGACCCCGAAATCAAGGCGGTGTGGGCGATACGCGGCGGCTCGGGCTGCATCTCGCTGCTGGAACACATCGATTACCGGCTGATACGCGCCCATCCGAAAGTGTTGATCGGCTATTCGGACATCACCAGCCTGCATCTGGCGTTTCTTACGCACGCCGGGCTGGTGACTTTCCATGGGCCGGTGGCATCGTCCACGTTCTCGGAGTATGCCGTCACCCAGATGCAAAACGTGCTGATGACGCCGCACGACAACTATACGATCGCGATGTCGGCGGAGAACGCGCTGGCAGGCGAGACGCACGCCAACTATAAGCTTCGCACGATCCACGCGGGCGTCGCCACGGGACGGTTGATTGGCGGTAACCTGTCGCTGGTCAGCGCGCTGGCCGGCACGCCGTACGCGGCCGACTTCACCGACGCCATCCTGTATCTGGAAGACGTCAACGAGGAGCCCTACCGTATCGACCGCATGATGACGCAGTTGCAGCTCAGCCAGGGGTATCGGAAGGCCGCGGCCGTCATGCTGGGCATTTTCGAAAATTGCGATGGGATCGACGGCGAAAGCGCGCTGTCGCTGGACGAAACGGTCGACCAGCACCTGTTGCCGCTGACCCTGCCGGCGGTCACCGGTTACTCCTTCGGCCACATCCGCCATCAATTCACCATGCCGGTCGGCATCAGGGCGCGGCTCGACACCGCGCAGCAAACGCTGACGTTGCTGGAGCCCGGCGTCGTCTAG
- a CDS encoding ferritin-like domain-containing protein — MHPSPTQESAPTELRAYALHCLLEADPTRKVGAVAAMAAASAAGLCPPNPAVILQATAAIPGRPQKPGLVPPREVGRRSMNTLEGRAMLIHALAHIEFNAINLALDALWRFPGLPPSYYTDWLRVADEEALHFSLLVEHLGALGHTYGDFTAHDSLWEMVERTTGDVLARMALVPRTLEARGLDANPPLRAKLAQAGDMPAAHILDIILRDEIGHVEIGNRWYRYLCDQHGLEPGAAYADLALRYRAPALRGPFNVEARVQAGFTMDEIRAMGG, encoded by the coding sequence GTGCACCCATCCCCCACCCAAGAATCCGCGCCGACCGAGCTGCGCGCCTATGCGCTGCATTGCCTGCTGGAAGCCGATCCGACCAGGAAGGTGGGCGCCGTCGCCGCCATGGCCGCCGCCTCCGCAGCAGGCTTGTGCCCGCCGAATCCGGCTGTCATTCTGCAAGCCACGGCCGCCATCCCCGGACGTCCGCAAAAACCCGGTCTGGTGCCGCCGCGCGAAGTGGGGCGCCGTTCGATGAATACGCTGGAAGGGCGCGCCATGCTCATCCACGCGCTGGCCCACATCGAATTCAACGCCATCAACCTCGCCCTGGACGCGCTGTGGCGCTTCCCGGGCTTGCCGCCAAGCTACTACACCGACTGGTTGCGCGTCGCCGACGAAGAAGCGTTGCATTTTTCCCTGCTTGTTGAGCACTTGGGTGCGTTAGGTCACACATACGGCGATTTCACCGCCCACGACAGTTTGTGGGAGATGGTCGAGAGGACCACGGGCGACGTGTTGGCCCGCATGGCGCTGGTGCCGCGCACCTTGGAGGCACGCGGCCTGGACGCGAATCCGCCGCTGCGTGCCAAGCTGGCGCAGGCCGGCGACATGCCCGCAGCCCACATCCTCGACATCATCCTGCGCGACGAGATCGGTCATGTGGAGATCGGCAACCGCTGGTACAGGTATCTGTGCGATCAGCATGGGCTGGAGCCGGGTGCGGCGTATGCCGACCTGGCATTGCGCTATCGCGCCCCGGCGTTGCGCGGCCCGTTCAACGTCGAGGCCCGTGTGCAGGCCGGTTTCACGATGGATGAAATCCGCGCGATGGGTGGCTAG